In Rosa rugosa chromosome 4, drRosRugo1.1, whole genome shotgun sequence, the genomic stretch CAACCTTGTCCTATTATTGATCACCTCCACATTCCACCCACTCCAAACTTCTCAATGCAACCAACCCAATGAGCTTAGCTTCCCCGGACCTCAGACGATGCTACAAGATGTCGGATAACCAACCCAATGAGCTGAGCTTCCCCGGACCTCAGACGATGCTCCAAGATGTCGGATAAGAGCCCATAAGCATAGAACGACCAGCTGAGCTTCCCCGGACCTCAAACGATGCTCCAAGATGTCGGATAAGAGCCCAGAAGCATAGAACGACCAAAGAGCCCAGAAGCATAGAACGACCAGAAGCTTCAGTAGGATTGGAAatctgaaattgaaattgggattggaaatctgaaattagggttcgaagaaaagagaggcagagagtgagagagatgagGGTTCTTCGAAGAAAAGAATTtccagagagtgagagagatgagGTTGTTTAGCTAAGTGGGGGGTTTTTCTCGTTTTAGGGTTCGAAGAAAATAGAGGCAGAGAGTGTGAGAGATGAGGGTTCGAGGCGGAGAGTGCGAGAGATGAGGAGTGGGGGTTGTGATCACCTGTGGTCAATTTCACGGTATACTCAAATAAATGACCTATCACAGAGGGACATATGGCAGTAATGAGACTAGGGGCTTATACGGGCTGTAATCCGGGCTTTTACGCATTAGAGATACCaggcccgggaccggcccgttttatTCATAAACGGTCCAGGCCtcaaattttcatcttttttttttctcaaagccCGGCCCAAACCCGGTGGTCCAGACCGGTCTGGTCCGGTTTTTCGGGTTTTCAGGTCAAAACGCCCAGCCCTAGCGTAAGTAGAGGAGATCAAGctaatcaatcaatcctagcagCTTCTATACAaatcgagaaaaaaaaaaactagttttCTCTTGGGAGAGCAATGTTGCTATTTGTGTCCATTTTAGTCATTAATCATTATGCATATTATAAGAAATTTTGTACTAAATTTTACAAGTATCTAGACACTATTATTTCTATGATCATaataatataaaaacaaaatttactAGACACTATTATTTGTACTAAATTTTACAAGTATCTAGACACTATTATTTCAGCTGTTGTAGCGGAAAATAACAAGAATTCAAATTTTTTTGGGGTGAAAATAACAACAATTTATCCCCAAAGTAGGTAAACGATTTTTTGAACCCTAGCTGCGTTTTAAAAAGCTTTCATATCGGGTTAGCAGTGAAAGCGGGCCATCGGGTAAAATGGCTTCATTTGCCGTCTTATACCAAAGAATGCAACCGACGTCGTTTTATCTGGAAACCCTTGCCATATATAAAAGCTGCGGAAGCAAAGGGCAGTGAAGTGTTTGCAACTTTTTGTAGTCTAAACAATCAAGACTGAAGCCTTCTCTTCCTACTCGGACCTCACCGATCTAGGGTTTTATCTAGggttcttctctctctctctctctctctcaccccaGTCTCTCTAATATTACCCACCACTAATGGCTGTTTCCGGCCAGACGCCCGATATCATGGGCGACCGTCAGTACGGTCAGGACGTTCGCACTCAAAatggtactctctctctctctctctctctagggtttcaatttcGGTCTTGTGCGGAAATGCTAATTTGTCAGTGTCTTCGTTTCGGTGAACGCAGTGGTGGCCTGTCAAGCTATTGCCAATGTCGTCAAATCTTCACTTGGCCCTGTTGGTCTCGACAAGGTATTAActtctttctatatatatagttgtATGAATCAGTGTGTGAGAGATGCAATGGGTGCATTAGGTTTAAGTTGAACTGCTACTACTGCTCGATTTGTTGTTCTTCATTACTCCTTGTATGGTTTTGAGTATGGGGACTTTTTGTTTCAACTTTGGACTAGTGGTGTATGGTGTATTTCACTTTTGGAATGCTTGATCTCCGATTGCGATAGTGGAGTTGGGGTTTTGAGTAATTGGGGGCGGAATCCAGCCTCTTAGATTAGTAGTATTTGTTTGTGCAAGGGTTTCGACTGATTCACCATTTTGTATTTTGATTGATTGTATCAGATGCTTGTCGATGATATTGGTGACGTGACTATTACAAATGATGGAGCTACCATACTCAAGATGCTAGAAGTGGAGCATCCTGCTGCCAAGGTGGGTACAAGTTTGCTTATTTCTTGCTATAATATGCTACTATGAGTGCGTTTACACCAAATGTTTGTTATAAGCATATAAGTCATTTAGCTTATCTTAAGCTGTACAGGTACTTGTGGATCTGGCTGAGCTTCAAGACAAAGAAGTTGGAGATGGGACGACATCAGTTGTCATTCTTGCTGCAGAGTTGTTAAAGGTAATGATAATCTGGGATTTCTTCTCATCCAGTGTTGGTTTTTTTAGAAGCTATTGCCTAAAAGATGGGTACttgtttaatttttggtttGACTTTAATTTGCAGCGAGCAAATGATCTAGTGAAGCACAAAATTCACCCAACATCCATTATCAGTGGTTACAGGGTAAGCATTTTCTTGATTGTTTGTGTTCTAATATTTGCCGACAACTGCATCTGAGATTTCAATATGTTTCACATGTGTCTTATTGCGTACAGCTTGCTATGAGGGAAGCATGCAAATATGTTGAGGAAAAGTTAGCCGTGAAGGTAAGGTTCCTTTAGTGGGTGCTTCTTTAAAAGTTTGTTGAAAAGTAAAGGGTTCCTTTGATAATATATCTGAGGACGAATGGCTTTTGTGTGGTAAAGAATACATGGGAATGTAGTCTTGGATTATTGTGCAAAACGTCAACCTTAGTATGATAGGTTTATTATTCCCAAAAGACTTGCTGTCCAAAGACTCATTATTTCCATTTACAATGACAATAGTATAATTTTGTGCTTCTCGTACTCTATCCAATCTTGTAAAGGTTTCCAACTGTGGTAAATGGTCGACAAGTGTTAATTTGGATAGTCAATCAGCTATTACCCTGAAACTTATAGGTCATAGTTGATAAATGTCCATGCCTCCTGCTTTGACATTTTTGAACAGTTAATTTGTTTAAATGCAAAATGGTCCAGTTtgattaatattttgttatgatTTCTCAGGTTGAAAAGCTCGGAAAAGATTGCCTAGTAAATTGTGCAAAAACAAGCATGTCCTCGAAGTTGATATCTGGTGACAGTGATTTCTTTGCAAATTTGGTATGCCTATATTGGATAAATAGCTTATTGTTATAGTGATGAGATGTTATGTGAATTATAGTGATGAGATGTTATGTGAATCAAACATTTATTTCTCATTGGCATGCACTCCAATAAAACTTGTAGTCTTGTCGACTCATATTTAGGCTACTGAAGCAGAGACCCTTAACTTCTTTATTTGTATACCATTTGATTCTAGGTTGTAGATGCTGTACAAGCTGTAAAGATGACCAATGCTCGGGGGGACATCAAGTACCCAATCAAGGTTGGTACTTTGTAGTTATGTCTTCTCATGTTTTTCAAGAAGGTTATGTCATGTGCGCATATCTtcgtttgaatttttttttgttattgtttaGCACGATGTCTTAGTTGCTCTTTTCATTTTCAGGGGATTAATATTTTGAAAGCTCATGGAAAAAGTGCAAGAGAAAGTTATCTCTTGAATGGATATGCACTAAATACAGGCCGTGCTGCACAAGGAATGCCACTTAAAGTCTCCCCTGCAAGGATTGCTTGCCTTGACTTGAATCTTCAGAAGACAAAAATGCAAATGGGTGTCCAAGTTTTAGTTAGCGACCCTAGGGAGCTTGAAAAAATCCGCCAAAGGTGATTAGATGATGAATCTCAATTTTTAAtgttattatttgttttttcaAACTTGCTGTTGCCATAGGATTGTATGCGGATTTTGCCGGATGCATTAAATTTGACATATCTATAATATAAGTTTTCCTAGGGAGCTTGAAAAAATCCGCCAAAGGTGATTAGATGATGAATCTcaattttttatgttattatttgtttttttcaaACTTGCTGTTGCCATAGGATTGTATGCGGATTTTGCCGGATGCATTAAATTTGACATATCTATAATATAAGTTTTTACGGTGAATTATGTAGTGTATGAACACGGGTTAGCATAGTGTGATATAAAATAGGCGATGCTGATGTGATATGTCCCTTCTCCATACAGCTAGAAGACTTTTTTCAACTGTACTTTAGTCAGTGAAATTGATATGGTCATACATCAGTGATGCACTTAAAAATGTTCTCAAATAACGTAATAACCTTAAATAGATAGGTTTTGTAAGGAGGTTACTGTTACTGGTCGCTGCTTATGGTTGTAACAGATATCCAATGTATTGATGATCAGATAATGCGTGCATGTAAGTTTGCTAATGTGCTGATGGTGTATGTTTGTGCAGAGAAGCGGATATGACGAAAGAACGTATAGAGAAACTTCTTAAAGCTGGAGCAAATGTTATTCTGACTACAAAAGGGATTGATGATATGGCACTCAAGGCAAGATTCTTTTGTAGATTCTCCTACTGATATTGCCTAGTCATGGCTGATACTCAAATTGCAGTACCAGACTATTATAAAGTTCTtagtttttaaatatttttatttttattttttaaagatATATATTCTTATTTAAGGTGGTATCTCTGCTGCTCTACCTGTTTAAGCCTTTTGGCGATGTGTGGGTCACTTTCTATTTTGGTCTAGTTCTTCCTTATGTGATGCTACAGGTTCTTGGCTAGATTAGTTTAATTTCAGTGATTGTCTTTGTGTCGGAGGCATAAACATGTGAAACCTGACTTCTGTGTATTTTTGAGTTTGTTGCATGCTGTATTTGACATACATACATTACCCAGATTTAGATACCTGTATGAAATAAGAACTTATCTTCCCTTGGGCTTTAGAGGATGGGGCTAGTGGTGCAATGAATGTCAGATTACTGTTTCCAGACATAGCAGGAATTCAGAATACAGAtataattttgcctttttattttattttatttatatatacttTTATGATGTGCATGTTGGTGCATCATATAAGAAAAAGGTGCTAAACAAATCTCCTGCCTGTGCATATGTATGATTCTGTTAGTCTCGCCATACCTGTTTTGAGCACGCAGAAAATATGCATGGTTGAAGACTTCTGGTTATATTTTCCTGATTTTTTATTTGTCTTTTCTGATTGCAAAATGTGTATATCTTCTTGGGAATGCTACTTGTATTATCCACTTTGACACCTTTTTAAGACACTTCGAATTAGGTTTTCTGTAGTTTAACAACAATTTGCAGAAGTTGGCAGTCCTGAAACATGTTTGGAAATGCAACAGTTGTttaattccccccccccccccccccccctctcctccccctcctccccttccctctctccctctccctctccctctctcaatctttgtattttttttaaactttgGTTATTTTTGGATATAAACCATCAAGATGTAGAAGACATTTCCCTTTTATATTGATGGTGTGGGTTACTATTATTACAGAGATCTGGGACTTGCAAAAATctgttaatatgaatttgtagtcAGTTCACTATTAAATTCACTTTTCATTACTTAAGTTTTGTATTCTTGCTTGTTGTTTCAGTATTTTGTGGAGGCAGGGGCTATCGCTGTAAGACGTGTTCAGAAAGAAGATATGCGCCATGTTGCCAAGGCTACGGGTGCAACAATGGTAACTTCATCATGTAGTCTGGCttatttgatttatttttgGAGTTATTGTGTAGTTCAGCCATAGCTTATTTTCAAAGGAAATTGTCTAGCAATATTATCTGTATGTTGGGCTGATGGAAGTTCTTTCAGTTTCTCGGATGATTCATGTGGTGATGATTAGCTTGTAGACTCAATTGCAAACACTACTCTATTAGACAGATTCCTTCCTCACTTCTATATTATTTCTCCTCTCTCCCTCACCTCTATCATCTCTCGTTTCACTGTCATCTTGTTTCTTCTCTTCTATGTTTTCTCTAAAAATCAATATCCAACGGTCCCTTGTATTGGGATTTTGTTCGCTACATGAATTAACGGTCACCACCAAGGCTTGAATCTTGATTGGGGACTCAGCTCTAGTAAGTGAGTGGATTTGCCACTTGATGTACCACAGGGACAATTTAGTTTGCATTTGGCCCAACAGTTTAAAAAATGATTCGATTTTACTTTGCCAGAATGATGGTGGTTCATGATGTTAGCTTTCTTCTGTTGACTTTCCATAATTCTTTTTTAAATTACATATTCTGTGTCTTTTTTGGTCCATCTTTTGATTGCCATATGGTTTTCAGTAATAAACAGCATAACTGGTATGACCTGTTATATTGATTATGAATTCTGTTTGTTGGATCTGCAGGTATCAACTTTCGCTGATATGGAAGGAGAGGAAACATTTGATTCTTCACTTCTTGGATCTGCCGATGAAGTTGTAGAGGAGCGCGTTTCTGATGATGATGTTATTTTGATAAAAGGGACCAAAACTAATAGTGCGGTGAGTGATTTTAGTTAAATTTATACAGTTTACCTTCTTGAATTTGTCTAATTGATTAAATTCCTTCTATAATGTTATGTCTGTATGGTGTTATACTATAACCTCATAAACCCATAACCCTGATGATATGGTCTGATATTTCTTAATATATTACTCAGGTCTCCTTGATCCTTAGAGGTGCAAATGACTACATGCTTGACGAGATGGAGAGAGCTCTTCATGATGCTCTATCTATTGTCAAGAGGACTCTAGAATCGAACACGGTAAACTTTGGCGCTTCCTGATTGCCTTCTTCACTTTCTAAAATGGCTTGAAACCTTGTCTGCACTGTAGTGCATTGTTTTGTTGGTTCATGTGGTGATAATTCATTGGgttctttgttaatttttttaatattttttatactATACTTGTGGTTTGAGATTTGGTGTAATTTTGCTCAAAAATatccttaattttttttatcagcAACTAGAAGGTGGAAGCTTTTCCTTCCTCCTTTTTGTAGTTTTGGTCAGTTCTGTGATAAGCTGTCCACAGCTATAATTGCATGAGATTTTGTGAAACATAGTTAAGCttgggtttttgttgttttgcttaAAAATTCGGGCAATTCCTTACTATTTATCAGTAACCAGAAGGTAGATGCTTCCCCGTCCTCCCTGATACTTGAGCTTTGCTTTGCACAAACACATAGTTATTCTTGTTGTTGCATTAGATAGAGATAAGGTTCCAAAACCATATACATTTTATTCGCCACACTTTGCTATTAACATAAGTTGCTGGGAGTGTGAAATGAaactttctttgtttctgtctGCATGAGTTTGGCTCATATACGTGAATGTTGAGTTATCTAAAATTAGTGAAAATATGGGAATGTTTTTCTtcagtttttgtttgttttggttcAAAATTTGTTTATTGTTATTGGCTGTACAGGTGGTACCTGGTGGAGGTGCAGTTGAGACTGCCTTGTGTGAGTATTTGGAGTGCTTTGCTATAACACTAGGATCTCGTGAACAGTTGGCAATTGCAGAGTTTGCTGAATCTTTGACAATCATACCAAAGGTTTTTAATTTCTTGGTTTTTATTGCATTTCTCACATTTTCTGATCTTGTCCTCTGTTCATAATGAGATATTCTGGATTGGTTCTGTTGTAGGTGCTAGCTGTCAATGCTGCCAAGGACTCTACAGACTTGGTTGCAAAGATGAGGTCCTACCACCACAAGGCACAAGCTCCGGGTGACAGGAGGCAGCAGTCGCATTGCAACTGGGGTTTGGATCTTGTAAAAGGAGTAGTAGTTAATAACTTAGAGGCTGGAGTCATTGAGCCTGCAATGAGCAAAATAAAGATGATTCAGGTAAATATCATACAAAAAGTTCATATTCAGTAACGTTTAGGAAGtcttatatatttttaaagtgTTTATTAAaccaaattttttgttttgacaGTTTGCAACTGAAGCGGCCATCACGATTCTCCGAATTGATGACATGATCAGGCTAGTCAAAGATGAAAGTCAGGGTGAGGAGTAAGATGTGCTTCTTATCGATTGACTTCGACGTAGAGGGGTTGTGAAGTGAATCTTTGCCAGAGAGGAGTGAACTTTATCATAGTTTCCTATTCGATCTCTGCATTGAAGAGGAGTTCATGTTGTTTTCTTTAGGAATTGGAACTAAACTCTTATTTTCAGTaattttgttttccaattgATGGTAGTGGTGTTGGATGTGTCGAAAAAGGAGCTTATTAACCGGTGGTGGTTTCCCTCTTAACAATGAAGCCGGATAATTTTGGTATGATTGACTAGATGTAGTTACTTTCTACAATATAGTTCTGTACTTGTAATGGCTGTTTTGGGAACATAATATGAAACCTTGTTTGTAGCGAAAGCTATGTGGTCAAGTTCATCTGCTCTTCACTTTTCTTTTGATATTTTAAATTCTTTCGGTCGACGGTCTTTGTTCCATTGGTATAATATCTTGATGGGAAATGTCATCAAGAACTCGATATTAGTGGCAAAATTGTCAAGCTGATCCGATAAGATTCAACCACATGCTATTATATTCTGTTCTGTCATCTCATCACTGTCTCAATCGAGGTTGCTTCGTGGAGTCATGGTCCAGGTTCAGACTATACTGTTAGAATATATTCTATACCGATTGGCCAGATTTGTCTCTCTATACTATTTGTTAACCAAATCATTGCAATCCTTGGACCATTAAGAAACACCTTGTTTCTTTTCCCAGAAATTTCGCTAACCAAAGAAATAGGGTAGATTAAGATGGTCCCTCTATAATACTAACCGATTTCCAACTGCCGAAAGAAACGTTGCTTTTCCATATCTGAAAGAGTAAGCGTTTAGACTTCTCTCCTCATTTTGTTATACAATGGATAGCAGAGGAGACAGCAATCTGCATCCAGTTCTACTTCTTTCCTAGTCTTCTACCAGAGGGCACCGAAAGAGTTGGCGTCTTTACTATACCTAATAAGTGCAGATACATTTTCTTTCATCTCTCTTATCtatttcatcttcttcattaCTATTTTGTTACAAATACAGTTAATTGATCAGAACAAGCTTCAAGATGAAGATGGAAGCCGGAAGCCGGAAGCAACAATATGCAAGCTCAAAACGATATAGAAAACATATTCCATTCATGCGAAACATCCCCAGAGTCCGATAGGTTGTCTCACGTACCATTACTATGAACATTGTATCTACAAAGTTCCCGAGCGACTTCGGCGTGTAAATGAACAAGCCTACACACCTAAGATAGTCTCCATAGGTCTACTCCATCATGCCAAGGCAGGCTTGAGAGCCATGGAAGAGGAAAAAAATAGGTATCTTCAACATTATCTCTGTGGGACAGAAAGAGCATCAGAGGATTACTATACAAGTAAAATAAAAGATCAAGAAGCAAGACTGCGCAGCTGTTACTCGGAGGCTATTGAGTTTAGCAGCGATGAACTTGTGAGTATCATTCTAGTGGATGCTGCATGCGTTCATCATTGAGATCTTTTTGAGGTATTATTTCCCCGAATTGCAGGATGAGAATGACTACATATTGACAGATCGATCCCCATTGGTTACAAGGTGTTTCTTGTGACTTGGGGTTGCTCGAAAATCAATTGCCGTTCTTCATTCTTGAGGATCTTTTGACCCAAACATAATCAATTGTGTTGGGACTGAGAGGCCTTCAATAATAAGTCTCACTtacaatttcttcaaaattCTATTGCATAGAGAAGGAACATGTCAAAGAAATTTGGAGAGAGTGTATTTTTCTGGATCCATAGAACATTTTGTTGATCTTTTAAGAAATTTATATCTACTACTCGAATTGCAAAGCGGAGGGAAGATCAAAGCTCTACCCAGCATGACAGAACTGCAAGAG encodes the following:
- the LOC133745373 gene encoding T-complex protein 1 subunit alpha: MAVSGQTPDIMGDRQYGQDVRTQNVVACQAIANVVKSSLGPVGLDKMLVDDIGDVTITNDGATILKMLEVEHPAAKVLVDLAELQDKEVGDGTTSVVILAAELLKRANDLVKHKIHPTSIISGYRLAMREACKYVEEKLAVKVEKLGKDCLVNCAKTSMSSKLISGDSDFFANLVVDAVQAVKMTNARGDIKYPIKGINILKAHGKSARESYLLNGYALNTGRAAQGMPLKVSPARIACLDLNLQKTKMQMGVQVLVSDPRELEKIRQREADMTKERIEKLLKAGANVILTTKGIDDMALKYFVEAGAIAVRRVQKEDMRHVAKATGATMVSTFADMEGEETFDSSLLGSADEVVEERVSDDDVILIKGTKTNSAVSLILRGANDYMLDEMERALHDALSIVKRTLESNTVVPGGGAVETALCEYLECFAITLGSREQLAIAEFAESLTIIPKVLAVNAAKDSTDLVAKMRSYHHKAQAPGDRRQQSHCNWGLDLVKGVVVNNLEAGVIEPAMSKIKMIQFATEAAITILRIDDMIRLVKDESQGEE